From the Candidatus Binatia bacterium genome, the window ACCAGCGTGGCGCCCAGGTTTCCGGCGCGTACCCAGCCGAGGTAGATCGCCAGCTGCGCCGCCAGCGGCCCCGGTGCGAGCTGGGCCAGTGCCAGTCCCTCGACGTAGTCCTGCTTCGAGATCCACCGCCGGTCCTCGACGAGATCCCGCTGCATGTAGCCGGCAAGCGCGATCGGTCCCCCAAAGCCGGACGTCCCCAGCCACACGAAGTACGAGAGGAACTCCCGCAGCGTGCTGGGCGCTGTCTCGGAGGGCGTGTCCGCTGCTACGGGTGCCGCTACGGTGTTCATCGATCACTCCGATCTAGTGCCTCTGCATGTCGAGCGCCGCCTTCAAGCCCTTCGCCAGCGCCTGCGTTGGGACAAGGCCCCAGTAGTGGAGGAACATGACCTGCGGCGACTTGCCAGTCATATACTGATGGATCACGACGATGTTGATTCCCTCTCCGCGCAGCGCCCTTAGCACACCCTGCAGCTCGGGCTCCAGCATCGCGAAGTCGCCGTCAACGACCGCTTTGTCGTCTGCGCCGGCGAACGCCGCCGAGGAAGTGAATCGGTATCGAACATCTCGATGCGGCCTGCTGCTGGAACTCACCGTACTGGTGGATGCGGCTCCGTGAACGAGCCACTGTGGCGCAACCCGTGGTGGTGCGGTATGAAAAAGCAATGCCGGATGTCGCAGCCATCTATCACCGCACCAAGGAAGTGAACATCTACCCCATCGGGGGCGATCGGTTCCTGATCGAGGCGTTCCTTCAAGATGAGGTCCACGATGTTCACGCAGAGATCGAGATTCTCCACCCGTCCCTTGAAATCGTCGCTGCGCGCAGCGAGGTGCGGAATGGCCCATTCACCAACGTCTGCAACATGACGCATGCGAACGTCGAGCGTCTCGTCGGTATGCGGGTCGCGCGGGGCTTCACCGGCGAGGCGCGCAAGATCGTCGGCGGCCCGGCAGGATGCCACCGCGTGTCCGAACTGTTGGTCGAAATCGCCCAGGCCGCTTACCAGCTGCACTTCGTGCGGCTCTTCCTGAGTACGTCCGCCGAGCAACGGGCCCGCGAGGATGTTCCCGCCGAGCGGCACGCGTTCGTCATC encodes:
- a CDS encoding DUF2889 domain-containing protein; translated protein: MPDVAAIYHRTKEVNIYPIGGDRFLIEAFLQDEVHDVHAEIEILHPSLEIVAARSEVRNGPFTNVCNMTHANVERLVGMRVARGFTGEARKIVGGPAGCHRVSELLVEIAQAAYQLHFVRLFLSTSAEQRAREDVPAERHAFVIENVPGMRNTCFSYSESNHAIIAEKAEPLRLRAQQMPVRKIDGRGA